A stretch of the Bradyrhizobium arachidis genome encodes the following:
- the bioD gene encoding dethiobiotin synthase, with protein sequence MSPRIVVTGTDTGIGKTVFSSGLANLLGANYWKPVQAGLGGETDSETVARLGGLSADRILQERYRLRTPASPHYSAELDGVRVDADSLDVPDAGGRPLVIEGAGGLMVPLSGDTLYIDVFERWRLPVVLCASTVLGTINHSLLSIEALRKREIPILGMAFIGERNAETQTVIREMGRVRWLGRLPWLSDLTADTLQAAFKASFRADSFKLYAKE encoded by the coding sequence ATGAGTCCAAGGATAGTGGTAACGGGCACGGATACCGGAATCGGTAAGACCGTGTTTTCGTCGGGGCTCGCGAACCTCCTTGGTGCGAATTATTGGAAGCCAGTTCAGGCCGGCCTCGGTGGAGAGACCGATAGCGAGACCGTCGCGCGGCTGGGCGGCCTCTCAGCCGACCGCATCTTGCAAGAGCGCTACCGTCTTCGAACGCCCGCCTCACCTCATTATTCCGCAGAGCTTGACGGAGTTCGCGTCGATGCAGATTCGCTCGATGTGCCAGATGCCGGGGGACGGCCATTGGTTATAGAGGGCGCGGGCGGGCTGATGGTGCCGCTGAGTGGCGACACACTTTACATTGATGTGTTCGAGCGCTGGCGGCTTCCAGTGGTGCTTTGCGCGAGCACAGTCCTTGGCACCATCAATCACTCACTGCTGTCGATAGAGGCTCTCCGAAAGCGTGAGATCCCAATACTCGGGATGGCCTTCATTGGCGAAAGAAATGCCGAGACTCAGACAGTCATCCGCGAGATGGGGCGGGTGCGTTGGCTGGGACGATTGCCATGGCTCTCTGACCTCACCGCGGACACGCTGCAGGCAGCGTTCAAAGCCTCATTCCGTGCAGATAGTTTCAAGTTGTATGCCAAAGAATAA
- a CDS encoding adenosylmethionine--8-amino-7-oxononanoate transaminase, with amino-acid sequence MPKNKSPIWHPFTQHALQDEMTRVVRGNGAYLHTADGRRIIDAISSWWVVTHGHCHPHIVRAIQEQAGKLNQIIFAGHTHDPAEEVAAQLLKFAPPGLEHVFFSDSGSASVEVALKMALGYWHNVGKQRIRIVVMQHSYHGDTIGGMSVGARGVFNEAYGPLLFDVISVPFPATGREQDTLDALELACRNEIPAAFIAEPLILGAGGMLMYPAWVLREMKRICEASDVLFIADEVMTGWGRTGTLFACEQANITPDIVCYSKGITGGTLPLAVTLCRADIFDAHYSIDRTRTFFHSSSYTANPVACAAAKANLDLWQDPNTRQRVAEIAVMQEKAIEPFRADARFGNVRRTGTITALDLKTSDSGYLADIGPKLQAFFNNRNLLLRPLGNTIYVLPPYCATAADFDEIYAGIWDAADALAGRNALRAEKPEASVC; translated from the coding sequence ATGCCAAAGAATAAGTCTCCGATCTGGCATCCGTTCACGCAACACGCTCTTCAAGATGAGATGACGCGGGTTGTTCGGGGAAATGGTGCCTATCTCCACACCGCGGATGGTCGCCGTATCATCGATGCAATCTCATCCTGGTGGGTGGTGACGCATGGTCACTGCCATCCACATATCGTGCGCGCGATTCAGGAACAGGCAGGTAAGCTCAATCAGATCATCTTTGCCGGGCATACCCACGATCCTGCGGAGGAAGTTGCCGCGCAGCTCCTGAAGTTCGCGCCCCCAGGGCTCGAGCATGTCTTCTTCTCCGACAGCGGCTCAGCAAGCGTCGAAGTCGCGTTAAAAATGGCACTCGGCTATTGGCACAATGTCGGCAAGCAGCGAATACGCATTGTCGTGATGCAACATTCCTATCATGGCGACACGATAGGTGGGATGTCGGTGGGGGCGCGCGGCGTCTTCAACGAGGCGTACGGACCCTTGCTGTTCGACGTCATCTCAGTCCCGTTTCCCGCAACAGGTCGTGAGCAGGACACGCTGGACGCCCTTGAGTTGGCATGCCGAAACGAAATACCAGCGGCCTTTATTGCGGAGCCTCTGATATTAGGGGCAGGCGGAATGCTGATGTATCCAGCCTGGGTGCTCAGGGAGATGAAGCGGATCTGCGAGGCGTCTGACGTCCTGTTCATTGCCGATGAGGTCATGACCGGCTGGGGTCGGACGGGAACACTCTTCGCATGCGAGCAGGCCAATATCACACCAGATATCGTCTGTTATTCCAAGGGCATTACGGGAGGAACGCTTCCCCTCGCCGTAACACTCTGTCGCGCGGATATTTTCGATGCCCACTATTCGATAGATCGGACGCGCACGTTCTTTCATTCGAGCTCATATACTGCAAATCCCGTGGCCTGCGCCGCCGCAAAAGCCAATCTGGATCTCTGGCAAGATCCCAATACTCGCCAGCGCGTGGCAGAGATCGCCGTGATGCAAGAAAAGGCGATCGAGCCGTTCCGGGCCGATGCACGCTTCGGAAACGTTCGTCGAACCGGCACGATTACAGCACTCGATCTGAAGACGAGCGATTCGGGCTATCTGGCGGATATCGGTCCGAAGCTCCAGGCCTTCTTTAACAATCGAAATCTGCTGCTTCGGCCACTTGGCAATACGATCTACGTGCTGCCACCGTACTGTGCGACAGCGGCAGACTTTGATGAAATCTATGCTGGCATCTGGGATGCAGCCGATGCGCTGGCTGGAAGAAACGCTCTGCGGGCTGAGAAGCCGGAAGCGAGCGTCTGTTAG